The following coding sequences lie in one Colias croceus chromosome 1, ilColCroc2.1 genomic window:
- the LOC123696491 gene encoding uncharacterized protein LOC123696491 isoform X4: MSAGVRTAAGDSTPGSDGDRITRLFPKCRPKNMQHHHDRLNTAIEGRELNNMNNVSSDEDRENDVQPVIVNSKGAYKLRDSRIIEIAGGREVYSQSRTKAARKLRHNNTHKHNLRNKIRSISKDAADYGDTITNEISLHRINSEPKKMISRHTSPTYTNGDQILEQTMGIPKNSSPILDPHKIADVSAKSSPIAVVADGEVVVFDDNDDWKVILNSVSLGLRTEPDASDDEIDMSVKRTLDNLKNGDSEMNNRSESDGSDSSPSRDDVRLSDASPTGVWLSGDEDKNRVTRVIGELPIAEYEGSPRRYGIGTQKTHVRSPRPGFPQRIITESRDETPPPSSTAFDYLYEFSETRKVLEEFFRCPQQQNSNDEIVNFQELDYELRRQTQECPSENGIEGSDVEWPLADALHSPHTAHNHTNFLGLQQQRGRYNAPDMSALRASHSAAVDACEPDAPDSVCASPAVRDALALSSASDTPSDLSLALMENELSEMKVQMELNRVVGAHMPVVEDGLSSGHVSDSDNNNQIITIPAHSPMKIEEIVDSGTNTDPHLLSDADLHSLDPLACSSAPPPPAPAPHRPLEHAHALSPHAHAHVQHTPHAHSPHAMSPHAHTPHHHHAHVQHHDDVYPRKRPTSAQSNESVEIKPASGDEDEADTDLETDRLLGQQRTDDQGFFDDKGWRKPKSRTVMPSVGSTGTNRESHAHENNDPRDEDTLHNGKDKDAKKKSKNKEVLIEGVLFRARYLGSTQLACEGQPTKATRMLQAEEAVSRIKSIFSVFLTPRPDPRRCRIPYWPASLLWISLLSLIRLARFASRKWCEGPYSGVYAAPAAVFRLAFLGSVEVDEDSRRRKRRPKKNMVEEAVTKIKALAPEGENQPSTEVDLFISTEKIMVLNTELKEIMMDHALRTISYIADIGDLVVLMARRRFVPHESDSDQPKLNRTPKMICHVFESEEAQFIAQSIGQAFQVAYMEFLKANGIEDHSFVKEMDYQEVLNSQEIFGDELQMFAKKELQKEVVVPKSKGEILGVVVVESGWGSMLPTVVIANLAPAGAAARCGQLNIGDQIIAINGVSLVGLPLSTCQTYIKNSKNQTVVKLTVVPCAPVVEVKIKRPDTKYQLGFSVQNGVICSLLRGGIAERGGVRVGHRIIEINSQSVVAVPHERIVNLLATSVGEILMKTMPTSMFRLLTGQENPVFI; this comes from the exons ATGAGCGCGGGCGTGCGCACCGCCGCGGGCGACTCCACGCCCGGCTCTGACGGCGATCGCATCACGCGCCTCTTTCCCAAGTGCAGACCGAAGAACATGCAGCACCACCacgatag aCTGAATACTGCCATAGAGGGTCGGGAGCTCAACAACATGAATAACGTGTCATCAGACGAGGATCGGGAAAATGACGTGCAGCCCGTCATAGTCAACTCCAAGGGTGCCTACAAGCTTAGGGATTCTAG AATAATAGAAATCGCCGGAGGGAGGGAAGTTTACTCCCAGAGTCGGACAAAAGCGGCGAGAAAATTACGTCACAACAACACGCATAAGCACAACTTGAGGAATAAAATAAGATCCATCAGCAAAGATGCTGCCGACTACGGAGATACCATCACAAACGAG ATATCCTTACACAGGATAAACAGTGAACCCAAAAAGATGATATCAAGACACACGTCACCAACATACACGAATGGTGATCAAATTCTAGAACAAACTATGGGAATACCCAAAAACAGTTCCCCCATACTCGACCCACATAAGATTGCCGATGTTAGCGCTAAGAGTAGTCCGATAGCAGTTGTAGCTGATGGTGAAGTCGTGGTCTTTGATGACAATGACGACTGGAAAG ttaTATTGAATTCTGTGTCTCTAGGTTTGAGGACGGAACCAGACGCTAGTGATGACGAAATCGATATGAGTGTTAAAAGGACTTTAGacaatttgaaaaatggtGATAGTGAAATGAACAATAGGAGTGAAAGTGATGGCAGTGACTCGAGTCCTTCGAGAGATGACGTCAGACTAAGTGATGCCAGCCCCACTGGTGTGTGGCTTTCTGGGGATGAAGACAAGAACAGGGTTACTAGGGTAATAGGTGAATTGCCGATCGCGGAGTATGAAGGATCACCGAGACGGTATGGCATTGGTACCCAAAAAACTCATGTTAGATCGCCGAGGCCTGGATTTCCTCAG CGAATTATAACAGAGAGTAGAGATGAAACCCCTCCACCAAGCTCAACAGCATTTGACTATTTGTACGAGTTCTCTGAGACGAGGAAGGTGCTCGAGGAATTCTTTAGATGTCCACAGCAACAGAATTCCAATGatgaaattgttaattttcaa GAGCTAGACTACGAGCTCCGTCGCCAGACACAAGAATGTCCTTCAGAAAACGGTATAGAAGGCAGCGATGTGGAATGGCCGCTCGCTGACGCGCTGCACTCACCGCACACCGCGCACAACCATACTAACTTCCTTGGCCTACAG CAACAGCGCGGACGCTACAACGCCCCAGACATGTCGGCACTCCGCGCGTCGCACTCCGCGGCGGTGGACGCGTGCGAGCCCGACGCGCCCGACAGCGTGTGTGCGTCACCTGCTGTTAGGGACGCGCTAGCGTTGTCGTCTGCTAGTGATACGCCTAGTGACTTGTCGCTTGCGCTTATGGAGAACGAGCTGAGCGAAATGAAAG tACAAATGGAGCTGAACCGCGTAGTGGGCGCGCACATGCCGGTGGTTGAAGATGGTCTCTCGTCAGGACACGTATCCGACAGTGATAATAATAACCAGATTATTACTATACCg GCGCattcaccgatgaagatagaGGAAATCGTAGATAGCGGGACTAACACAGACCCACATTTATTGTCTGATGCGGACTTGCATTCTTTGGATCCATTGG CGTGCAGCTCAGCCCCGCCTCCCCCCGCCCCAGCTCCGCACCGACCACTCGAACACGCGCATGCGCTCTCCCCGCACGCGCATGCGCACGTGCAGCACACGCCGCATGCGCACAGCCCGCACGCCATGTCGCCCCATGCGCACACGCCGCACCACCACCATGCGCACGTGCAGCACCATGATGACGTGTATCCCAG GAAAAGACCAACATCAGCTCAGAGCAACGAATCGGTAGAAATCAAACCTGCGAGTGGAGATGaag ACGAAGCAGACACTGATTTGGAGACAGATAGACTACTGGGACAGCAGAGAACTGACGATCAAGGATTCTTTGATGACAAA GGCTGGCGCAAACCAAAATCGCGGACAGTGATGCCATCTGTGGGCTCGACGGGAACTAACAGGGAGTCGCACGCGCATGAAAACAATGATCCGAGAGACGAAGATACGCTTCATAATGGGAAG GATAAAGATGCAAAGAAGAagagtaaaaataaagaag TCCTCATAGAGGGTGTATTATTCCGGGCCCGGTATCTCGGTTCCACACAACTGGCCTGCGAGGGACAGCCAACCAAAGCCACTAGAATGCTGCAGGCTGAAGAAGCTGTATCTAGGATTAAG AGTATTTTTTCAGTGTTCCTCACCCCTCGACCTGACCCAAGAAGATGTCGGATCCCGTATTGGCCGGCTAGCCTCCTCTGGATATCTTTACTGTCGCTTATTCGCTTAGCTCGCTTTGCATCCCGTAAG TGGTGCGAGGGCCCGTACAGCGGCGTGTACGCGGCGCCCGCGGCGGTGTTCCGCCTCGCCTTCCTGGGCTCGGTCGAGGTGGACGAGGACTCGAGGCGACGCAAACGACGCCCCAAAAAGAACATGGTGGAAGAGGCGGTCACTAAGATCAAG GCTTtg GCCCCCGAGGGTGAAAACCAGCCAAGCACAGAGGTGGATCTATTCATATCAACGGAAAAGATAATGGTCCTGAATACGGAACTAAAGGAGATCATGATGGACCACGCTCTACGGACGATCTCATACATCGCAGATATTGGAGACTTGGTAGTTCTGATGGCCAGGAGACGCTTCGTGCCGCATGAAAGTGATTCTGATCAGCCGAAACTGAACCGTACGCCCAAAATGATATGCCACGTTTTTGAGAGTGAGGAG GCTCAATTCATCGCCCAGTCTATTGGCCAAGCTTTCCAAGTGGCATATATGGAGTTCCTTAAAGCCAATGGGATCGAAGACCACAGCTTCGTCAAGGAAATGGATTATCAGGAAGTGCTCAACAGCCAGGAGATATTTGGAGATGAGTTGCAAATGTTCGCTAAGAAG GAGTTACAGAAAGAGGTGGTGGTGCCGAAGAGCAAGGGGGAGATCCTGGGGGTGGTGGTGGTGGAGTCGGGCTGGGGGTCCATGCTGCCCACCGTTGTGATCGCCAACCTGGCGCCCGCGGGGGCTGCGGCTAGGTGTGGACAGCTTAATATTG GAGACCAAATAATAGCCATCAATGGAGTCAGTCTGGTCGGTCTCCCGCTATCCACCTGCCAGACGTACATCAAGAACTCCAAGAACCAGACCGTTGTGAAACTGACCGTTGTACCTTGTGCTCCTGTTGTGGAAGTGAAGATCAAACGACCAGACACTAAATATCAGCTCGGTTTTAGTGTTCAGAATGGTGTG ATATGCAGTCTCCTCCGCGGCGGTATAGCTGAGCGTGGTGGAGTTCGCGTCGGACACCGCATCATTGAGATCAACTCACAAAGTGTGGTCGCCGTACCTCATGAGAGGATTGTTAACTTGCTCGCTACTTCTGTAGGGGAG ATCCTAATGAAGACGATGCCTACATCAATGTTCCGACTGCTCACCGGCCAAGAGAACCCCGTGTTCATATAA